The genomic interval GAACATGATACTGGACACCTTTAAGGGCGATGAAGATTGCCTTTTTCTGAATGTGTTCACCACGCGAATGCCCAAGGAGGATGAGTAAGCATCTATCAAAGACTTGTATAGCAAAATGAATCTcaaatgttatatttttctCTTGCAGGGCGCAGCCAAAGCTGCCAGTGATGGTGTGGTTGCATGGCGGCGGCTTCTCATTTGGCTCCGGAAACTCGTTTCTTTACGGGCCTGACTATTTGGTTGCCGAGGATATTGTTCTGGTTACATTAAACTACAGACTGGGTCCCTTGGGCTTCTTGACGGCTGGGCCCGATGCGCCTGGGAATCAGGGACTAAAGGATCAGGTATTGGCACTGCAATGGGTGCGCGATAACATAGCCGCTTTTGGCGGTGACCCAGAGCAGGTGACAATCTTTGGTGAGTCCGCTGGGGCATCTTCAGTGCAGCTGTTGCTCCTCTCGCCACTGGCCAAGGGTCTCTTTCAACGCGCCATCTCGCAGAGCGGCTCTGCGCTGAATCCCTGGTCAATGGCAGCCAGCTCAGGACAGAGAGCGGCACGGCTAGCGGCCAATCTCGGTTATGTGGGTGCCAACAATACCGAGGAGATTTTGGACTTTCTGCGCAGAGTACCCGCCATGAAGCTGGTCGAGGCAGCGCCAACGACTCTAACGGCGGAGGATCAGCGCAACAACATTGGGCTGCCGTTTGTGCCCGTGGTGGAGGGATATTGGAATCAGGATTCACAAGAAGAGTTGTACCTTGAACAGCCCTTTCTCACTGAACATCCCAGCGACATGTACCAGGCGCACAATTTCAACAGCGAGGTGCCCTATATGACGGGCTATAACACACATGAAGCTATGCTTTTTATAAGAAGTGAGTATAGGAAGATCGTGATTCGAAGCGATTACTTTAACTGATAAATATACACGTTAATTTTAGGATTGCGCAAGAATCCGCAGCTCTTAAATATCATTGAGAATGACTTTGGGCGGCTCGTGCCACAGGATCTGAATGTAACCCAATCCCATGATAGAGTAACCCGTGAGATACGCTCCTTTTATCTGGGCAACAAGCATGTTGGTCTCGAGTCTGTGGATGAAATGATAGCAGTATGTACAAGGAATCTATTTATCTATGGTCATACCAATAGCTTGCtttggctctagctcttaacaGATCTCATGTTCCTGCAAGGTATCCGTCGCACTGCTCGCAACCATGCCAAGTATGGTAATGCTCCTGTCTACATGTATCGTTTCTCCTTCGATGGAGCTCTAGGTCTGTACAAGCGCATGCTGGGCATTCCCAGGCCGGGTGTTTGCCACGGCGATGAGATGGGCTACCTGTTCAAGTTTGGATTCTTCAACTTAAGTCTGGATCCGAAGTCCATGGAAGTGCAAGTCAAGAACCGCATGGTGCGAATGTGGACGAACTTTGCCAAATATGGGTAATAACTTTAAAGCTTTTAAGTTAATAGAGTAAACTATATCATGCTTTGATTTCAGAACGCCCACGCCCAATTTTGAGGACCCTATCCTGACGGCCAAATGGGCACCTATCGATGCCACAAACGTTATGAATAGTCTCAACTATTTGGATATTTCGCACGAACTCAATATGAAAACGAATCCCGAGCCGGAGCGACAGCGATTCTGGGATGAAATGTATCAACATTACAATGGTGCGGCTATGTAATGCTCCAGGCCCAGAGccacatttatataaatataggcATCACCAAGCGCATTGCTCACCCaaccacacccacacacttacatacacatatacacattttGTAAgcattttgccattttgtgaAAGAGTGagcagaaaaaatatttaatgcaaatttcaTTGTAAAATTATCGTAGATTGTAGTAGTAGTCAGTAGagatacatataatatttttagcaGTTAGTTTGTATATAAGTGTTGCAGCATTTACACACTATTACACAAGCATACACCCCCCCACATGCCCATGTCCATATCAATTTTAATACCCACAGAACACACAGACACGTAGCTTAAGCATTCTACATATAGCATACCCAAAGCCAACAAACTTTTCCTTACTTCATATGCAATATCAGGTGTAAATAGTCAAAGTTTAAAGTTATTCAATGTCAATTCTAAATGCTGGGCACATCAATGCCCATCAATCTGTGAAGTTGTATTCGGAAACAATCTGAAATACGTTTTGTATatcttttgtaaaataaatcaCAATATCTTTAAACAAATTGGAATTCAATTCATATTGGTGggtaaataattataaaaaattataaaagtatgttataccattttataAAAGCAATACTTCAGCAAGTctaaagcattgcatacttttggacTGATTTTGCTATTTAAGCAGCCGCAACAAAGGGCACTTAAATAAAACACGTATACTTCAGCAGATTTTTAGGCGGCTTATAAAGATTATCCCCTGTGATAGTTTCCTGCATTAAATCGATGCAATTGCATAAACtattaacataattattaacaataatatgcaagactcaaaaatatgaaaattacaaaatcaaatagaaCTTGGCTGTCTGTAGTttacaaataaatgcaaataggCGTCATTGAAAGCATCAAATAACAAATTATCACCCCCCCTTCAAAGTGTCAAGATAACAGTGTGTCCAATGATTGCCTACAAATTTGCACTTATCGagaattcacacacacacacacatctatatatatatatatatatatacagccaGACATATACTAACTTGCAACGCGTGACCCAGCATCGGCAGATCAGAGAAgtggggtgtgtgtgtgtgcgcgcgcacTGTGCCCGTGCATAACTTGTGGCCGCTCACAGTCGCGTCGCGTAACTAAGCTGattattcaattttcacaGCTGCTTGGGTGCTCTTCATCAGTGTCGGTGACTACTGCCATTCACAATTTAGGGTGACATAATTTATGTGGTCGTTGTCATAATTCAAGCACCCCTCCCCCAGTGCCTATCCTTTGGATTACGGAAGAATATTGAGTCTGAATTACTGTATAGATACCAGGCACTGGGTCGAGTTTCAGTAGAATTATGTAGGCTTACTGAAAGTTCAGACTAGTAACATCATActcacaaatatatgtatttacatatatactaaCATACTTACTCCGTTCAACAACACCAAATACTTCCATATATTTTGTAAGAAATATAACCGCTCCACAATGAAACGTACCACATCTATACAGAACATAAAGAACACCGCTGCACTTCAGCGACAACATACCGACAGCCTCTGCCCACTGGCTCATCGTCTTCCGGGTAAAGCTCTGCGTGCTTGCTTTCTACGCAACATGGATCAACATTTTGGCGGCATTTCCCTAGCCGTGTCAAAAAAACGCTACCAAGAATTTAAAGCGTTGCTAGAGGCAATCACTGTGGCATTTCGCCCTCATGTGGTCCTAAAGTCGGCGATAACGCGTGTTTATCGAATCAACGGCACGCCCCTTCATTCCATAGATGACTTCTATGAGGGCGACATTGTGGTCTGCTGTTGTCAGTATGAGCCTTACGTTGATGTGGGCTACAATGTTAACCAGCACTACATGCAACTTCTGGGCTCACTCATTCGAATGCGTGAGAAGTGTGCGCCGGTTGAGGGAAGCGAGGAAGAAGCAGATAATGAATGCTTCAATGACAACGAACTTGTCATTGATTATGAGAACTGCAAGCTGCCGCAAGCCatattattatacataaaCGTGGAGAAGCCGATCTGGGTCCACAAGTCGACGGTAATATTCCAGGGCAGCGGCAGAGCCCGAAGCGACAAgcattatataattaaaatggtGAACAAAGAACACATGTTTACGCGAACAAACGGAACATACTTTGAGATAGAAATCTTGCGACAACTGCAGGACCACACAAACATCATAGATTTAATATACACGGTGGAGCAGTGCAAGTACATTTACATTGTTATCGAGCGACTCGATTGTGATCTATTTGAGCTGTTGCAGAGTAAAACTGTTTTCCCCGAGACTCTGGTCAAAAAAGTCATGAAAGACGTGACCAGAGGACTTGCGTACATTCATGGGTGTCAGATAATCCATCGCGATTTGAAGCTAGACAATCTGTTGGTACAATTCGATTTCTCGGGTCCATTAGAGCCTTGGGTGGCTGCGATTAAGATCTCCGACTTTGGATTGGCCACTCAATACAAGGGCCGCGAACTTTATCAGTGTTGCGGCACGCCCCACTATATGGCTCCCGAGCTGATTAGCTATGCTGGATACGACTTCTCCGTGGACTTGTGGTCGTTGGGCATCACGCTCTTCTATATGTTGTGCAGTCGGCTGCCTTTCGCTCATAGTGAGAGCAATACGAACATTGTTCAGGAATGCATTCGGAAGAGCCACCATGAAATACCCTCTGAGTGTAAGAGCAAAATGAGTCCATACGCACAACAGCTCATAAACTCGCTTTTGGTTAAGATGCCGCAACATCGATTGTCAGCTATTGAGGTGTGCCAACATCCGTTCCTACTGGATAGCCGGGGTGATTCTTTATAAGTTTAGATGCtgtcaaataatttaattcacTTACTGACTTTAAATTATTATCTACACGCCTCAaactaattggaaaaaaatgtaataaatttatgatGCGTGACTTTTAGCCGTTTCACTGGGTCGTCATTCGCCAGCTTCCGCCATCAAATAGAGCCCATCTGAGAGATTTATGCGACACGAAGGCAATAGCGAGCTAGAATATCACTCTTCGCTTGTAGACTGCAGCAAACAGGCGCGTGAGCCTTGTGCAATCAGCGAcgcgtaaatattaaaatattacgTACACGCCTCATGATCCAGAATCAAACAACGTGTAATGGATCGCTTGTGTATTCTGTTATCTGTTGTGAAACATTCAGattcatgaatatatttaaatcagCTGTGTGCATGTCCCCGCAGTGAGAAATCGCTTACtaaatattacgtatacgcttCCCTTGTGATAAAACATTGAGAGGCAAGGTCGTGTCCGCTAAAAGTAGCgacttttttaatttcttttgtccATGGAATCATCAAATATAGATAAGCAGAACTTATCGCACTTATCTTCCgcctcattttcaatttaagaaTCTTTTCAATTGAACTTTTCTCGTATCAACGCGACAATTTTATCTGCCTGTGTGCGTATCTGTTTTGGCATTTGTATCTGTGAGAGCATCAATCTGCAGTCTAAGTGGGAGCCGTCACTGTAAGTGTGTGCGTAACGGAGCTCATTTACAGCGGGCCGCCTTTTGTTCACAACTTGTGTTTAGTTTGATATTTTCTTGCTGTCACAGTCAcaatcgcagtcgcagccggcGTCAGTCAGCCGTCATTTAATCCGTTGGTCTGACTTACGAAATAGCTTCTGTGGGGTTGTCATCGCAGTGTCGCTTTGGATTTCCGTGGATAGTTTCAGCTTCggcttctgtgtgtgttttttctgTGTGCAGTTGACCGGCGATCTATCTGTTCATTTCTGGTTCGGCGTGCGTTCACAAAACAATTCACAATTTTAGCGGCGTGCGTTTCGAATACATTGTACATACCAAATCAAAAGTGACTAAATTACTAAAGATGTGCTAAACTTTGTTTGCAtaacaaaaggaaaaaaagcGTAATGCTCGTTTTAAAGGTGTCAATTCATTGAAACTTGTGCGCTCCTAATAAGGTGCTAAAAGTCTTTAATCTCATAAGAGCCAATAATCGCTAAAAGGTGTGTTTGTGCAGcagatatttaatatatttttagcgGACGTTACATTCTTAAGTGcctaataataaaatatgggCGGTCTctaatgaaaactaaaaactgGAAGCGTCCAGaaacgatatatatatacttatatatatgtatatagaaacgatttaaatatttttttgtgcaaaaagTGTGCGCATCACCAAAAAGCAAACTTTGTGATACAAGAGtgacaaattaataaaacaagttaTGCAAATGTTACGATTGTTTGTGTTgcactttatttaaataagtacGTATATTCATTTACTCATATGCGCTcagaacaataaataatatcgGGCCTGGGCAGTCATTGCAATTGATAacagttttgttgttttgctcgCGTTCATGTGCTCATCTTTTGTTTACGAATATAAATCTAGTTATATGTGATACATTTTTCGCACCTCGATTCGCTGCCATCGCAAGTATCTGTTTGCGCACTTAAGGCAACAAAAGTGGCTGACAAGGCCTGACAGCGAGTCAACGCGAAAACAGTTTTGATACACGAGTACCCATAATGCCATATTAAACGGACCTGTCATCTGTCTTTCCCAGATGCGTTTTAATTTTTCGAGCCATTCGGCAGCGACGACAACCACAGCTGCAACGGCGGCGGACACAGCGACTGAGAGGTCTGATGAAAAGGCAACAAAGCCTCTCAAGAGACCAATGACAATCGAAGAGGATCCCGATTCCCTGGACAGCGTGATCAGCAATCCGCAGTCGTACCCCATAACGATAGTTCCGAATCGTCCAGCCAGCTTCTATGGCCTCTCCACAAACGGCAAGTCTTTTCAGCGACAGCCCAGTTGCAGGTAAGTCAGCAGCGGGAGTAAATGCTTAGCAAAGGgggcgtgtgtgtggcaagcCATTAGGGCTCTGTTTGCACTCGTTTTGTCAGGTGTCTAACTAGCAAAGTCAACAGATATTGATTAGTTAGTGATGCTCTAATTCCTTTGCCAAACAAAGTCAGCTCTGGTGCTCATGTTGGCTTGGGATCAGTTGAGATAGCCCCAACTTTAGTCAAGTTTTGTGCGCGCACTGACACGAAACGTGTCCCGATAGCTAATATGCAGGTACCTTTATCAGATGTGCAGGTGCTACAGGATGCTGCCGATGCAGAGACCGTCGCCGGCGAAAAGGATGAAACTTTTGCGCATATGAAAGAGTGGAAACGCCAGTATATGAGAGGCATCTCACACACGCCATCACAGGCGGGCGTATACTATGAGGCGCTCAAAGGATCCAGTCACTCGCTAGCTAAGGGGTATATCACTTTATTTTATCTATGTAAATTGTATGAGGCCCAAGCGCTTGACATTCAACTTGAACTTGCAGCTTGCACGCGGTCGCTCATATAGAGGGGCCAGCAGCCCcgaacgtgtgtgtgtgtgaatgtatcTAACAGATACACAAGTTTTACATTACGATTTGTTTTGCTGATGTGAAGTGCGAAGCTTATTTGGTTTAAGTGCACCGTGTGCTGTTTGCGGTTGTAATTTATACAGACGCCCACGTGGTCATTTTTACATGAGTTACTAGCATTATCTAGTCAAGATATTTCCTAAATGTCTTTCTACACACAGTTTAGGGGAGAGCGGACAGTGGAAAGCAGAAGTCGCCGCCTCATTAGACTATCCATTCAAATTTTGCCCCAATGGCCCATTATTCACCTGTCAAAGTGAAACGCCGTATAAATTAGACAGATTTTCAAAAGATCTGTTTCGCACCCGTTAAACGATTTGATTTAAGTTATTGGCCCATCTCTATCCGATTCACTATTTATCAATCAATTGTGCTCACAATTTTCCCAGAGGTGAGCCGTTATGAAATCATTTCCGCAGACGATTGCTCCACTGGATGGACCTGAACAAAAGGCGGGGGGTTGAGGCATCTTTGGCTGCGTTGGCGGCAACATTGTTTTCAGGGTAATGaaactaattaataattaagtgAGTGCGGCTTTTCTACAAAGCAAAATGAATCATTTGATAGCGCTGCCACACTTTGCTCTCGTTCCCCCACATGCCGCACATAGTTTAAGAGGGTTGTGCGTTAAATTCGATTAGTCGTTATTTATGGAACCAGCACAATGTCAATTAATCGCCCGAGCTCCAAGTGCCAATGGGGTTCAAGTTTACTTAATTGTAACTGTGTATTGCACAAAGCTGCATGTGGGATGTAGTCATGTGGGAGATACTTTTAAATCTAGTAGCGACAATTTGATGCAATTATTAACTGCGATTGATTtaatgaaatacaaaatgcaatatCTAGTATTCATATTGGATCTAAAAGATCCAGTTCAGTTTCTTGCCGTTGACATTGGCAAATTAAGTGCGCTATTAATTAGATGCACTTCATTTCCATATCCAAAAGCTGGCAAATAGTTAGTTGCTTAAATGTGCGCACTCAATTTAGACAATTAGCCATGCACAGCGGGCTACTGGGGTAACTGGTGCAAGTCTCGTCAGGCAATTTAAACGCAGACAGACTAAATGACATTGAAGTGTAACTGGCCTCGAATCTAATCGTAAatagataatatatatgatgtatatttatattaatagcAGGACCTAATGCCCCAGATTGGAATAGGACATTTTTGACAGCCACTTTTGATTGACTAGCTTTTGCTCCTGAATGGCAACCCTCTTTGGTATCCAATTTCTTATTGTCATGGCAAAATGTAACATATTTTCAGGCTCACTTTAAATTCGTATACATTCGCAGATTCATCATTCTTTATTTCCATATGGTTTGGTTATATTCTACAGATCTCGCAACTTTCGTCCAGGCAGCATGCGACGTGTGCGTCGTCGCGCCGTATTCAAGAATGGGGATTGCAATGTGGTGCAAAAGCATTTGCAGCGCAGGAGGGTGCGTTTCCTGCAGGATATGTACACAACAATGGTGGACTGGCAATGGCGCTGGACACTACTGGCCTTTGCATTGAGCTTCATATTGTCCTGGCTGTTTTTTGCACTGATATGGTGGCTTATTATGTTTACACACGGCGATCTAGAAGAGTTGCATCTTCCGCATAATCAGGGTAAGTGAACATGTCATATAAACGAAGCTGATCAGCTGATGGATTTAATGCTTTAGAGGACTCCGGTTGGGCGCCATGCGTATCAGCCATTGACGGCTtcacatcctgttttttgttcTCCATCGAGACGCAGCACACCATTGGCTACGGCGTGCGCACCACCTCACCGGAGTGTCCCGAGGCAATATTTATGATGTGTTTTCAgtccatttatggtgtgatgTCATCGGCGTTCATGGCTGGCATCGTTTTCGCCAAAATGACACGTGCCAAGCAACGCGCCCAGACTCTACTCTTCTCCAAGCATGCGGTGGTCTGCCAGCGCGATGGTTGCCTCTCGTTAATGTTCCGCGTAGGCGATATGCGGAAGTCCCACATCATTGGAGCTGGAGTGCGAGCCCAGCTTATAAGGACGCGCAGTACAAAGGAGGGTGAAGTCATGACACAACATTTTACAGAGCTGCAGATAGGCACCGACGAGTCGGGCTCCGATCTCTTTTTCATCTGGCCCATGGTGATTGAGCACCGAATAGACGAGAACTCGCCGCTGTACAACATGAATGCCACCGATATGTTGCAGGACAAGTTCGAAATTGTTGTGATTCTGGAGGGCACTGTCGAGTCCACGGGCCAGTCCACGCAGGCCAGATCGAGCTATATCAATACGGAGATTTTGTGGGGCCACCGATTCGATCCTGTGGTTCTGTACAACAAGGATTTGCAAGCATATGAGATCGACTATGCTCGCTTCAATGAGACCACTCAGGTGGACACGCCACTCTGCAGCGCCCGGGAGCTGAACGAAATCTACAAGATACAGGAGGGCTTCCGCACACCAGGTATGAAATCTTATATTAAGCTGTGGCTATTTTAATGCTTTGTCCTTTGTAACTGCAGAGACGACATTCACCATGCGTCAGCTGTCCAACAATCATTCCGATCAAGCCTCATAAGCTTTTGTGTCGTCCAAAGTATTGTCTTCCTATTTGTTGCTATATATAGATAGTTCTtagtagttgtagttgttggcCCCGCTTATGCACCAGCCTACTTTGTTTTCTCTCCCAAGTAAGTTAGACCCTTacttttgcattttcaatggcTATAATATGTAGCtcttaaattgttttctaGCTCGCCTAACGGCAGTACAGTTCTACTGCTCACCCAATCCCTCGACGACTTCCACGCACTCTAACAGCTCCGGCTACAATTCGTGGTGCGGCAGTCACCAGCAGCCACGTCGGCAGCGCTGGCAGCTGTCGTTGCCCTTGCAAAGAGGCTGTTCTATCGACACGTGAAACTTACGAGTTAATTTCATTACTTACTGCTTACGAAAATAAGTTAATAAATGCTTGAACTTTTAGTTTACACAATTTATACGTTCAGCGGCTCATATAAATGACACGTAATTGCCATTTTGCCGCTTCGCCCGGTTTCACTTGGCAGACGGCGATTGTTGTGCGCAGTTGCAGCTATGTGACGCGGCCCAGCCCACTCATTAGGTATCATTAATAATCTGACTATGGATTTATCAATGCAAaggtgccaaaaaaaaaaagaaaaaaaaaacggaaacgGGTTTGTTGGTAGTCTTTTCATTTGTAGGCGAGAGAATTGATGTGACCTGGAATGGTGCTAACGCAAAACATTCATAtccttttaattgaaattgaatcaATAACTCTTATTTGCGCAAACTAATCAACACTAAATTATAACACTCACAAACAGCTCGAATATTTATTATCACATTT from Drosophila virilis strain 15010-1051.87 chromosome 2, Dvir_AGI_RSII-ME, whole genome shotgun sequence carries:
- the LOC6629552 gene encoding esterase B1 isoform X1 — encoded protein: MRCGYEKSNLTLKRTAGQAQTQFNGDSQTRSTKQFLSQSKTKFNMIRQRHSCPLLVLPLLLLALLLLCNDTASIAIAPSTFGTAIARAGKISNTLKETTAWKTLTSHPNSLVQLLPSRAMRVVQEVVRSLRKEREIVASTTLGQVRGRYQKYRSGERGGYYSFKGMRYGAAPIGARRFRSALPEKPWSGVRDASREGQSCPHKNMILDTFKGDEDCLFLNVFTTRMPKEDEAQPKLPVMVWLHGGGFSFGSGNSFLYGPDYLVAEDIVLVTLNYRLGPLGFLTAGPDAPGNQGLKDQVLALQWVRDNIAAFGGDPEQVTIFGESAGASSVQLLLLSPLAKGLFQRAISQSGSALNPWSMAASSGQRAARLAANLGYVGANNTEEILDFLRRVPAMKLVEAAPTTLTAEDQRNNIGLPFVPVVEGYWNQDSQEELYLEQPFLTEHPSDMYQAHNFNSEVPYMTGYNTHEAMLFIRRLRKNPQLLNIIENDFGRLVPQDLNVTQSHDRVTREIRSFYLGNKHVGLESVDEMIALLTDLMFLQGIRRTARNHAKYGNAPVYMYRFSFDGALGLYKRMLGIPRPGVCHGDEMGYLFKFGFFNLSLDPKSMEVQVKNRMVRMWTNFAKYGTPTPNFEDPILTAKWAPIDATNVMNSLNYLDISHELNMKTNPEPERQRFWDEMYQHYNGAAM
- the Irk2 gene encoding G protein-activated inward rectifier potassium channel 3 isoform X2, translating into MQVPLSDVQVLQDAADAETVAGEKDETFAHMKEWKRQYMRGISHTPSQAGVYYEALKGSSHSLAKGSRNFRPGSMRRVRRRAVFKNGDCNVVQKHLQRRRVRFLQDMYTTMVDWQWRWTLLAFALSFILSWLFFALIWWLIMFTHGDLEELHLPHNQEDSGWAPCVSAIDGFTSCFLFSIETQHTIGYGVRTTSPECPEAIFMMCFQSIYGVMSSAFMAGIVFAKMTRAKQRAQTLLFSKHAVVCQRDGCLSLMFRVGDMRKSHIIGAGVRAQLIRTRSTKEGEVMTQHFTELQIGTDESGSDLFFIWPMVIEHRIDENSPLYNMNATDMLQDKFEIVVILEGTVESTGQSTQARSSYINTEILWGHRFDPVVLYNKDLQAYEIDYARFNETTQVDTPLCSARELNEIYKIQEGFRTPARLTAVQFYCSPNPSTTSTHSNSSGYNSWCGSHQQPRRQRWQLSLPLQRGCSIDT
- the LOC6629552 gene encoding esterase B1 isoform X2 is translated as MACRPYLPYVLAIVALLLGIGLILFAICMERPQEPSNKLKTEKISTEQLGNFFSDQPEAVLPLDSGLDGSVAGDVQDLVAKALFLVSTTTTTAKTLSTMSPTVKQAASGSQLDLNRMEMEHSTTTTEETTAWKTLTSHPNSLVQLLPSRAMRVVQEVVRSLRKEREIVASTTLGQVRGRYQKYRSGERGGYYSFKGMRYGAAPIGARRFRSALPEKPWSGVRDASREGQSCPHKNMILDTFKGDEDCLFLNVFTTRMPKEDEAQPKLPVMVWLHGGGFSFGSGNSFLYGPDYLVAEDIVLVTLNYRLGPLGFLTAGPDAPGNQGLKDQVLALQWVRDNIAAFGGDPEQVTIFGESAGASSVQLLLLSPLAKGLFQRAISQSGSALNPWSMAASSGQRAARLAANLGYVGANNTEEILDFLRRVPAMKLVEAAPTTLTAEDQRNNIGLPFVPVVEGYWNQDSQEELYLEQPFLTEHPSDMYQAHNFNSEVPYMTGYNTHEAMLFIRRLRKNPQLLNIIENDFGRLVPQDLNVTQSHDRVTREIRSFYLGNKHVGLESVDEMIALLTDLMFLQGIRRTARNHAKYGNAPVYMYRFSFDGALGLYKRMLGIPRPGVCHGDEMGYLFKFGFFNLSLDPKSMEVQVKNRMVRMWTNFAKYGTPTPNFEDPILTAKWAPIDATNVMNSLNYLDISHELNMKTNPEPERQRFWDEMYQHYNGAAM
- the LOC6629551 gene encoding myosin light chain kinase A, which produces MKRTTSIQNIKNTAALQRQHTDSLCPLAHRLPGKALRACFLRNMDQHFGGISLAVSKKRYQEFKALLEAITVAFRPHVVLKSAITRVYRINGTPLHSIDDFYEGDIVVCCCQYEPYVDVGYNVNQHYMQLLGSLIRMREKCAPVEGSEEEADNECFNDNELVIDYENCKLPQAILLYINVEKPIWVHKSTVIFQGSGRARSDKHYIIKMVNKEHMFTRTNGTYFEIEILRQLQDHTNIIDLIYTVEQCKYIYIVIERLDCDLFELLQSKTVFPETLVKKVMKDVTRGLAYIHGCQIIHRDLKLDNLLVQFDFSGPLEPWVAAIKISDFGLATQYKGRELYQCCGTPHYMAPELISYAGYDFSVDLWSLGITLFYMLCSRLPFAHSESNTNIVQECIRKSHHEIPSECKSKMSPYAQQLINSLLVKMPQHRLSAIEVCQHPFLLDSRGDSL
- the Irk2 gene encoding G protein-activated inward rectifier potassium channel 3 isoform X1, whose amino-acid sequence is MRFNFSSHSAATTTTAATAADTATERSDEKATKPLKRPMTIEEDPDSLDSVISNPQSYPITIVPNRPASFYGLSTNGKSFQRQPSCRSRNFRPGSMRRVRRRAVFKNGDCNVVQKHLQRRRVRFLQDMYTTMVDWQWRWTLLAFALSFILSWLFFALIWWLIMFTHGDLEELHLPHNQEDSGWAPCVSAIDGFTSCFLFSIETQHTIGYGVRTTSPECPEAIFMMCFQSIYGVMSSAFMAGIVFAKMTRAKQRAQTLLFSKHAVVCQRDGCLSLMFRVGDMRKSHIIGAGVRAQLIRTRSTKEGEVMTQHFTELQIGTDESGSDLFFIWPMVIEHRIDENSPLYNMNATDMLQDKFEIVVILEGTVESTGQSTQARSSYINTEILWGHRFDPVVLYNKDLQAYEIDYARFNETTQVDTPLCSARELNEIYKIQEGFRTPARLTAVQFYCSPNPSTTSTHSNSSGYNSWCGSHQQPRRQRWQLSLPLQRGCSIDT